In one window of Chloroflexota bacterium DNA:
- a CDS encoding RidA family protein, with the protein MKTISTPDAPAPAGHYAQAIVHNGLVFVSGQLPIDPTTGDKHIGSIEEQTEQALRNVEAILQAAGSALDKVLKVTVYISDISLWGRVNEVYGRVFGAHRPARAVVPTRELHFGFQIEIEAVAAVE; encoded by the coding sequence ATGAAAACCATCAGCACACCCGATGCGCCGGCTCCCGCCGGGCATTACGCCCAGGCCATCGTCCACAATGGCCTCGTATTCGTGTCGGGGCAACTCCCGATAGATCCGACCACAGGCGACAAGCACATCGGCTCCATAGAGGAGCAAACGGAGCAGGCCCTGCGGAACGTGGAGGCCATCCTCCAGGCAGCCGGCAGTGCGCTGGACAAAGTCCTCAAGGTAACCGTGTACATCTCGGACATCAGCCTGTGGGGTCGCGTGAACGAGGTCTATGGCAGGGTGTTTGGCGCGCATCGGCCTGCGCGCGCCGTCGTGCCCACCCGTGAGTTGCATTTCGGCTTCCAGATTGAGATAGAAGCCGTTGCAGCCGTGGAATAG
- the thrC gene encoding threonine synthase — translation MDGLVCQACGATYELDEPRWRCDCGGVLDVEFTPALNIERIVGRSPTLWRYREAIPIRNEASIVSFSEGFTPLVELRLGTRSVLIKQDHLFPSGSFKDRGATVLISKVKEAGIAKVVEDSSGNAGCAVAAYCARAGIDCEILVPADTAQAKLAQIQLYGARLRRVPGSREDTARAAWVAAEHTYYASHVWNLFFFQGTKTFAYEVWEQLGWKAPDTVVVPVGHGTLLLGAYIGFRDLLWAGHIRRLPRLVGVQVAASAPLYEAFAQGRDDVFPITKRPTIAEGIAIAEPVRGRQILRAVRETGGLILAVDEAEIEQALRISCREGLYIEPTSAAAIAGLRRYLQEARPDEVIVSVLTGHGLKATEKLLHLTGH, via the coding sequence ATGGACGGCCTAGTGTGCCAGGCGTGCGGGGCCACATATGAACTGGATGAACCGCGTTGGCGCTGCGACTGCGGAGGCGTCCTGGACGTTGAATTCACCCCCGCCCTCAACATAGAGCGAATTGTGGGTAGGTCGCCTACCCTGTGGCGATACCGAGAGGCGATCCCCATCCGCAACGAGGCCAGCATCGTATCGTTCAGCGAAGGCTTCACCCCGCTTGTTGAATTGCGACTCGGAACACGGTCGGTGCTCATCAAGCAAGATCATCTCTTCCCGTCGGGGTCGTTCAAGGACCGGGGCGCCACTGTCTTGATCAGCAAGGTGAAAGAGGCCGGCATCGCGAAGGTGGTGGAGGATTCCTCGGGCAACGCAGGGTGCGCCGTGGCTGCCTACTGCGCGCGGGCAGGGATTGACTGCGAGATTCTCGTCCCAGCCGACACGGCCCAGGCGAAACTGGCGCAAATCCAGTTGTACGGCGCCAGGTTGAGGCGCGTGCCCGGATCCAGGGAAGACACCGCCCGTGCCGCGTGGGTCGCAGCCGAGCACACCTACTACGCGAGCCACGTCTGGAATCTGTTCTTCTTCCAGGGGACCAAGACTTTCGCCTACGAAGTCTGGGAGCAACTGGGGTGGAAAGCGCCTGATACGGTGGTTGTGCCGGTAGGCCATGGGACGCTTCTCCTGGGAGCCTACATCGGCTTTCGGGATTTGCTGTGGGCTGGGCACATCCGTCGGCTGCCCAGGCTGGTGGGGGTGCAGGTAGCGGCATCCGCGCCGCTGTATGAAGCCTTCGCGCAGGGCAGGGACGACGTGTTTCCCATCACGAAGCGTCCGACGATTGCGGAGGGGATCGCCATTGCGGAACCCGTGCGGGGCAGGCAAATCCTGCGCGCGGTCAGGGAGACGGGCGGGCTGATTCTCGCCGTTGACGAGGCGGAGATTGAGCAGGCGCTGCGGATCTCATGCCGAGAGGGGCTTTACATTGAGCCGACATCGGCGGCTGCCATCGCCGGCCTTCGTCGCTATCTGCAGGAGGCGCGCCCCGACGAGGTCATCGTCTCCGTGCTCACGGGGCACGGGCTAAAGGCGACGGAGAAGTTGCTCCACCTCACCGGACATTAA
- a CDS encoding saccharopine dehydrogenase NADP-binding domain-containing protein, giving the protein MRVLVLGVGLQGKAALYDLVRSDRVREVIAADRDLDALRAHVASRGYGPKVHCEPCDAENPAEIDRLVARGVDVVIDLLPTRFSDAVAESAVRHGVHFVNASYVTPGLKALSQEAKARGVALLPEFGMDPGIDLVLLGEAVRQFDVVQEIITYGAGFPEAQAANNPLQYKVTWTFEGVLRSYYRAGRIIRDGQVVEIREDEMFCPEHLHELEIEGIGKLEAFPNGDAIKYADLLGIDRSRLRNLGRYVLRWPGHAAFWKRLVDLHLLDAEPVTVNGVTVDRRRFLAAIMEPHLQYRDDERDIVVVRVQVAGLKGDRPKRALYQVIDRRDLETGFMAMNRTVGFTAGIGAQMIGSGELAARGLLSPIKDVPYEPFARELRKRGIVVTSELSDWE; this is encoded by the coding sequence ATGAGGGTACTCGTGTTGGGCGTGGGCCTGCAGGGGAAGGCCGCGCTGTATGACCTGGTGCGCAGCGACCGCGTTCGCGAGGTCATCGCGGCAGACCGCGATCTTGACGCGCTCCGAGCGCATGTCGCCAGCAGGGGCTATGGCCCCAAGGTGCATTGCGAGCCGTGCGATGCGGAAAACCCCGCCGAGATAGATCGGCTGGTGGCGCGCGGCGTGGACGTCGTCATTGACCTCTTGCCAACCCGTTTCAGCGACGCCGTAGCCGAGAGCGCCGTCCGGCATGGCGTTCACTTCGTCAACGCTTCCTACGTTACGCCCGGGCTGAAAGCCCTGTCCCAAGAGGCGAAGGCTCGGGGCGTCGCCCTGCTGCCCGAGTTCGGGATGGACCCGGGGATTGACCTGGTGCTGTTGGGCGAGGCGGTCAGGCAGTTTGACGTGGTCCAGGAGATCATCACCTACGGCGCGGGGTTCCCCGAGGCCCAGGCCGCGAACAACCCGCTCCAATACAAGGTAACGTGGACGTTTGAGGGTGTTCTGCGATCATACTACAGGGCGGGCAGAATCATCCGAGATGGCCAGGTGGTGGAGATCCGGGAGGATGAGATGTTCTGCCCGGAGCACCTTCACGAGCTGGAGATTGAGGGAATTGGCAAACTGGAGGCCTTCCCCAACGGCGATGCGATCAAGTACGCAGACCTCTTGGGGATTGATCGGTCGCGCCTCCGGAACCTAGGGCGGTACGTGCTTCGCTGGCCGGGGCACGCTGCATTCTGGAAGAGACTGGTTGACCTGCACCTGCTGGATGCCGAGCCCGTAACCGTGAATGGCGTAACCGTGGACCGGAGGCGCTTCCTGGCGGCTATTATGGAGCCGCACCTGCAGTACCGCGACGACGAGCGCGATATTGTGGTGGTGCGCGTTCAGGTTGCGGGTCTCAAGGGGGACAGGCCGAAGCGCGCCCTCTACCAGGTGATTGACCGGCGAGACTTGGAGACCGGGTTTATGGCCATGAACCGCACCGTCGGGTTCACCGCCGGCATCGGCGCGCAGATGATCGGTTCGGGCGAACTGGCCGCCCGCGGCCTCCTGTCTCCCATCAAGGATGTGCCCTATGAGCCGTTCGCCCGCGAACTTCGCAAACGGGGCATCGTCGTTACATCGGAACTCAGCGATTGGGAGTAG
- a CDS encoding glutamate mutase L gives MLALLADIGSTFTKVTVVDLGRAEVAATAQAPTTIEDINLGLGAAIRAIEERLPLPAEQVAFRLACSSAAGGLRMVTVGLIPALTVEASKRAALGAGAKVVGVFSHELTDADLDAIAGLKPDILLLTGGTDGGNERAILHNAAAIAHSGIQAPVVVAGNRVASDRVCAILQSSGREVWATENVMPEVGELNIRPAQDAIREVFLKRIIVAKGLDKAQETFGILMPTPTAVLRATELLAVGTDDEPGLGDLVVVDVGGATTDVHSAADGRPTKPGVVWKGLPEPFAKRTVEGDLGIRYNAPTILEVAGKARLCRAIGWDEPDLHGIVSRLSAEVDYVPRDARAETIDVALARTAVEIAVDRHVGTLTVVYTPFGEMAVQYGKDLTEARYVIGTGGIFAHTEAGRKVLEGALFDPQNPTSLRPLHPEMRVDKPYIMAAAGLLAEREPTVALRLLKRNLAPV, from the coding sequence ATGCTGGCTCTGCTAGCCGACATCGGCAGCACCTTCACCAAAGTAACCGTGGTTGACCTCGGGCGCGCCGAAGTTGCGGCCACGGCCCAGGCCCCGACCACCATTGAGGACATCAACCTCGGCCTGGGGGCGGCGATCCGTGCGATAGAGGAGCGCCTACCCCTTCCGGCCGAGCAGGTCGCCTTTCGGCTCGCCTGCAGCAGCGCCGCGGGTGGGTTGCGCATGGTAACCGTGGGGTTGATCCCCGCTCTGACGGTGGAGGCGTCCAAGCGGGCGGCGCTGGGTGCCGGGGCCAAGGTGGTGGGCGTGTTCTCGCATGAACTCACCGACGCAGACCTGGACGCCATCGCGGGGCTGAAGCCCGACATCCTGCTACTGACCGGCGGCACCGACGGCGGGAACGAACGCGCCATTCTCCACAACGCCGCCGCAATCGCCCACTCGGGCATACAGGCGCCGGTCGTGGTCGCGGGCAACCGCGTCGCGTCCGACCGGGTCTGCGCCATTCTGCAATCCTCGGGGCGCGAAGTCTGGGCGACGGAGAACGTGATGCCCGAGGTGGGCGAACTCAACATCCGTCCCGCCCAGGACGCGATCCGCGAGGTCTTCCTGAAACGCATCATCGTGGCCAAGGGTCTGGACAAGGCGCAGGAGACCTTCGGGATCCTCATGCCCACGCCCACCGCCGTCCTGCGCGCGACGGAGTTGCTGGCGGTCGGCACGGACGACGAGCCGGGCCTGGGCGACCTGGTCGTTGTTGACGTGGGCGGGGCCACCACGGACGTTCACTCCGCCGCCGATGGCCGGCCCACCAAGCCCGGCGTCGTTTGGAAGGGGCTGCCGGAGCCTTTCGCCAAAAGGACGGTTGAGGGAGACCTGGGCATCCGCTACAATGCCCCCACGATTCTGGAAGTCGCCGGAAAGGCTCGGCTGTGCCGCGCCATCGGCTGGGACGAGCCCGACCTGCATGGCATCGTGAGCAGGTTGAGCGCCGAGGTGGACTACGTGCCACGCGATGCGCGGGCAGAAACGATTGATGTGGCGCTGGCGAGAACGGCGGTGGAAATCGCGGTGGACAGGCATGTCGGTACGCTCACGGTTGTGTACACGCCCTTCGGCGAGATGGCCGTCCAGTATGGCAAGGACCTGACCGAAGCGCGGTATGTGATCGGGACGGGCGGCATTTTCGCCCACACAGAGGCGGGGAGAAAGGTGCTGGAAGGTGCGCTGTTTGACCCACAGAACCCGACTTCGCTACGACCACTGCATCCGGAAATGCGCGTTGACAAGCCCTACATCATGGCGGCAGCAGGACTCCTGGCAGAAAGGGAGCCCACCGTTGCCCTGCGCCTGTTGAAGCGGAATCTGGCGCCGGTGTAG
- a CDS encoding methylaspartate mutase subunit S, which yields MADEGLANAPKGRVVTGVIGADVHVVGNRLLAMALERAGFKVINLGVLVSQEEFINAAVESNADALFISSLYGHAELDCEGLREKCIEAGLDDILIYVGGNVALGKQEWSEVEKRFLAMGIDRVFPPRTPPKVGIELLERDLAARKRSKG from the coding sequence ATGGCTGACGAGGGTTTGGCGAACGCACCCAAGGGCCGGGTCGTAACCGGCGTGATCGGGGCCGATGTCCATGTGGTGGGCAACCGACTGCTGGCCATGGCCCTGGAGCGGGCGGGCTTCAAGGTGATCAACCTGGGAGTCCTGGTTTCCCAGGAGGAGTTCATCAACGCCGCTGTGGAGAGCAACGCCGATGCGTTGTTCATCTCGTCGCTCTATGGCCACGCGGAACTGGATTGCGAAGGACTGCGGGAAAAGTGCATAGAGGCCGGGCTTGACGATATCCTGATTTACGTGGGCGGCAACGTGGCTCTTGGCAAGCAGGAGTGGAGCGAGGTGGAGAAGCGCTTCCTGGCCATGGGCATTGACCGCGTCTTTCCTCCGCGGACGCCTCCCAAAGTGGGGATTGAACTTCTGGAGCGGGACTTGGCCGCCAGGAAGAGGAGCAAGGGCTAG
- a CDS encoding methylaspartate mutase subunit E: MIDEGLFQALRREVLATWPTGQDVSDEAFEYYQRKGDSGVFHQRLQEAKAAGRTLLQPRGGVPLVHLQIELLRHLEQVGTADLLPLTVDSYTRQNRYEEAQRHLERSQQEGVALLNGFPVVNHGVRNSRAVLEAVAAPVQIRHGSPDARLLAEISFAAGYTSFEGGGITYNLPYSARVPLERSVRDWQYVDRLSGYYTERGVVINRESYGALTGILVPPAVAVAISVFEALLAAEQGVKSITVGYGQNGHIIQDVAAVEVLGALTQQYLRRFGFHDVDVTTCFHEWMGPFPMTEGRAFGLIGLGALTAALARATKVITKTPHEAYGVPTKEANAQGLLCSRLMVDTVAHQVPLDRAQVAEEARWIAREATAIVEKALELGEGRFDAGVVRAFEAGVMDLPFCPSIYAQNKVMPIRDATGAVRYLEHGHLPFDRETLDRNQELIHQRMSTVDTDPLEQIEKDINFFLEAEGFSAVSGGSLMNGGAVAGAMERQIHG, translated from the coding sequence ATGATAGACGAAGGTTTGTTCCAAGCACTTCGGCGCGAAGTGCTGGCTACCTGGCCCACAGGCCAGGATGTCAGCGACGAGGCTTTTGAATACTACCAGCGCAAGGGCGATAGCGGGGTGTTCCATCAGCGGCTGCAAGAAGCGAAGGCCGCAGGGCGAACGCTCCTGCAGCCGCGGGGTGGCGTCCCTCTGGTGCATCTGCAGATTGAACTCCTGCGGCATCTGGAGCAGGTGGGCACCGCCGACCTGCTTCCCCTCACGGTGGACAGTTACACCCGCCAGAACCGCTACGAAGAGGCGCAGCGACACCTGGAAAGGAGCCAGCAGGAAGGCGTGGCGCTCCTAAACGGGTTCCCTGTCGTCAACCATGGGGTGCGCAACAGCCGCGCGGTCTTGGAGGCTGTCGCGGCCCCGGTGCAGATTCGGCACGGGTCGCCGGATGCCCGACTCCTGGCCGAGATCTCCTTTGCCGCGGGCTATACGAGTTTTGAGGGCGGCGGCATCACCTACAACCTGCCCTATTCCGCCAGGGTGCCCCTCGAGCGTTCGGTCCGCGATTGGCAGTACGTAGACCGTCTCAGCGGCTACTACACCGAGCGGGGAGTCGTCATCAACCGCGAGTCCTACGGCGCTCTCACGGGCATCCTGGTGCCCCCTGCCGTTGCGGTGGCCATTTCGGTGTTTGAGGCGCTGCTCGCCGCCGAGCAGGGGGTGAAAAGCATCACGGTGGGATACGGCCAGAATGGCCACATCATCCAGGATGTGGCGGCGGTGGAGGTGTTGGGGGCCCTCACCCAGCAGTACCTGCGGCGTTTCGGGTTCCACGATGTGGACGTAACCACGTGCTTCCACGAATGGATGGGACCTTTCCCGATGACCGAGGGCCGCGCTTTTGGGCTTATTGGCCTGGGCGCGCTGACGGCTGCCCTCGCCAGAGCCACGAAGGTGATCACCAAGACCCCCCATGAGGCCTATGGCGTCCCGACAAAAGAAGCCAATGCGCAGGGGCTGCTGTGCAGTCGCCTGATGGTAGACACGGTAGCCCATCAGGTTCCCCTGGATCGCGCGCAGGTTGCAGAAGAAGCCAGGTGGATTGCGAGAGAGGCCACCGCCATCGTGGAGAAGGCACTGGAACTGGGCGAGGGGCGCTTTGACGCCGGTGTAGTCAGGGCGTTTGAGGCAGGAGTGATGGACCTGCCCTTCTGTCCCAGCATCTACGCGCAGAACAAGGTCATGCCCATCAGGGATGCCACCGGCGCGGTGCGCTACCTGGAGCATGGGCACCTACCCTTTGACCGGGAAACCCTGGACAGGAATCAGGAACTGATCCACCAGCGGATGAGCACCGTTGACACAGATCCGCTGGAACAGATTGAGAAGGACATCAACTTCTTCCTGGAGGCCGAGGGGTTCTCGGCGGTTTCTGGCGGCTCCCTCATGAACGGCGGGGCGGTCGCTGGTGCGATGGAGAGGCAGATTCATGGCTGA
- a CDS encoding aspartate kinase codes for MATKKIVAQKFGGTSVATPESRQRVVAHIQRTLTEGYSPVVVVSAMGRRGAPYATDTLLDLIHAQGEPVDGRDEDLIFHCGEVISVAILSHLLKLAGLRSVGLTGWQARIYTDGRWRRGKIVRIDPSRILRHVEQGEIPVIAGGQGATADEGEITILGRGASDTSGVAVGVAVGAEKVEIYSDVPGVALADPRVIPGARYLERISYRKMYEIGIYGARVMHPGAVLIGQRGNTPIVARSTFSDSPGTLIGDVRDESPLVGIPILGNVHLLTVPEGRRWEMTPEDLFERFAAVGMQGEDGQTLVVAVAPDWRREVEDSLKSQGLVVSSVATDMGLVSLVGEPEFIATSFPTAKTVAAAMGIPVSFAERTDIRCTLAVPNRETSRLAMAFYQALAS; via the coding sequence ATGGCAACGAAGAAGATCGTAGCGCAGAAATTCGGGGGCACGTCGGTCGCCACTCCAGAAAGCCGCCAGCGGGTGGTGGCGCACATCCAACGCACCCTCACTGAGGGCTACAGTCCGGTGGTCGTCGTCTCGGCTATGGGGCGGAGAGGCGCGCCCTACGCGACGGATACCCTGCTGGATCTCATCCACGCCCAGGGCGAGCCTGTGGACGGTCGGGATGAGGATCTGATCTTCCACTGCGGGGAAGTCATCTCGGTGGCGATCCTATCGCACTTGCTGAAACTCGCAGGGCTGCGGTCGGTGGGCCTCACGGGCTGGCAGGCGCGCATCTACACCGACGGGCGCTGGCGCAGGGGCAAGATCGTGCGCATAGACCCCAGCCGCATCCTGCGCCACGTTGAGCAGGGCGAGATACCCGTGATCGCAGGCGGGCAGGGCGCGACGGCTGACGAGGGCGAGATCACCATCCTGGGCCGTGGAGCCAGCGATACCTCGGGCGTGGCGGTGGGCGTGGCGGTGGGAGCCGAGAAGGTGGAAATCTACAGCGATGTCCCCGGGGTGGCGCTCGCAGACCCCCGCGTCATCCCGGGCGCTCGCTACCTGGAGCGGATCAGTTACCGCAAGATGTATGAGATCGGCATCTACGGCGCTAGGGTCATGCACCCGGGCGCCGTGCTCATCGGGCAGCGCGGGAATACACCCATCGTGGCCCGCTCCACCTTCAGCGACAGCCCGGGCACCCTCATCGGCGACGTGCGCGATGAATCTCCCCTCGTGGGCATCCCCATCCTCGGAAACGTGCATCTCCTCACCGTCCCTGAGGGCCGTCGCTGGGAGATGACGCCCGAAGACCTGTTTGAGCGGTTCGCGGCGGTGGGAATGCAAGGCGAGGATGGGCAGACGCTGGTCGTGGCTGTGGCGCCGGATTGGCGACGCGAGGTTGAGGATAGCCTCAAGTCGCAGGGGCTGGTCGTGAGCAGCGTCGCCACCGACATGGGGCTGGTGTCTTTGGTGGGCGAACCGGAATTCATCGCGACATCGTTCCCGACGGCCAAGACGGTTGCAGCCGCCATGGGGATACCGGTCTCGTTCGCGGAGCGCACCGACATCCGCTGTACGTTGGCGGTGCCCAACCGCGAGACCTCTCGGCTGGCGATGGCGTTCTACCAGGCTCTTGCCTCGTAG
- a CDS encoding aspartate-semialdehyde dehydrogenase — MKTYNVAVAGALGLVGSTMVRILEEYDFPVNRLKLLEAKEWVGTPVRFKGETLFVEEGTEDAFEGVDIALFATHEAVSARLAPAAAKRGAIAIDNSRHFRLDPNVPLVVPEVNPEDLKWHNGIIANPNCTTIGTIVVLKPIHDISPIKRVVASTYQAVSGGAIRGQLELKKQCVDIAAGFEPSPPTVFAYQIAYNLIPFIDVFEDDGYTREEWKMIHETRKMLHVPDMAITDTAIRVPVLNCHSVACNIETRDKVTVQQAREALSKAPGVKVVDDIEKLEFPQPIRVSGGNLVHVGRIREDFSIENGLNLFLVSDNVRKGAAQNAVQIAQVLVEQGLVEEWQRRRS, encoded by the coding sequence ATGAAAACGTACAATGTGGCAGTTGCCGGCGCGCTGGGACTGGTGGGGTCCACCATGGTGCGCATCCTGGAGGAGTACGATTTCCCCGTCAACAGGCTGAAACTGCTGGAGGCCAAGGAGTGGGTCGGCACGCCGGTCCGCTTCAAAGGCGAGACGCTCTTCGTAGAAGAGGGCACGGAGGACGCCTTTGAGGGCGTGGACATTGCCCTGTTCGCAACGCACGAAGCGGTAAGCGCACGACTGGCCCCGGCAGCCGCCAAGCGCGGCGCCATCGCCATTGACAACAGCCGCCATTTCCGCCTGGACCCCAATGTGCCGTTGGTAGTGCCGGAGGTGAACCCCGAAGACCTGAAGTGGCACAATGGCATCATCGCCAATCCCAACTGCACCACCATCGGGACCATCGTGGTGCTGAAGCCCATCCACGACATTTCGCCCATCAAGCGTGTGGTGGCTTCCACGTATCAGGCCGTTTCGGGTGGCGCCATTCGCGGGCAACTGGAACTCAAGAAGCAATGCGTGGACATTGCGGCAGGGTTTGAGCCGTCGCCGCCGACGGTATTCGCCTACCAGATCGCCTACAACCTGATTCCTTTCATAGATGTCTTTGAAGATGACGGGTACACGCGCGAAGAGTGGAAGATGATCCACGAGACCCGCAAGATGTTGCACGTGCCGGACATGGCCATCACCGACACGGCCATCCGCGTGCCTGTGCTGAACTGCCATTCGGTGGCGTGCAACATTGAGACGCGGGACAAGGTTACGGTGCAGCAGGCCCGGGAGGCGCTGAGCAAGGCTCCAGGGGTCAAGGTAGTGGACGACATTGAGAAACTGGAGTTCCCCCAGCCCATCCGCGTCAGCGGCGGCAACCTCGTCCACGTAGGACGCATTCGCGAGGATTTCTCCATTGAAAACGGCCTGAACCTGTTCCTGGTGTCGGACAATGTCCGGAAAGGGGCCGCGCAGAACGCCGTCCAGATTGCGCAGGTGCTGGTGGAGCAGGGGCTGGTAGAAGAATGGCAACGAAGAAGATCGTAG
- a CDS encoding pyridoxal phosphate-dependent aminotransferase: MEEKVSPTDFPLPQRIRSVQPSPTVVFRELAQRRLDAGDTVFDLTIGEPDFDTPAHIIGAAYAALKAGFTHYVNSRGITELLAAISRKLESDNHLSYAPDREILVTLGGKQAIFAAIMATVEQGDEVLVLDPAWVSYDPMVRLAGGVPVHVPLSVQDNFRITEEQLNRHLTSRTRVLILNSPNNPTGRVATQMELEAVAAVAQKANLLIISDEIYEKLVYDDRRHVSIATLPGMRERTLVVNGFSKTYAMTGWRLGYVAGPASLIGAVLKVHQHSVTCATSFVQSAAVAALNGPQDDMERMVAEFKARRDLVVAGLNAIPGVECPQVEGAFYAFPDVSAYGPGEEIGKVLLQEGGVALVPGSAFGASCANHLRLSFAASRETLERALEAMGRVFERMKG; this comes from the coding sequence ATGGAGGAAAAAGTGAGCCCGACAGACTTTCCGCTTCCGCAACGAATCCGATCCGTTCAGCCTTCGCCGACCGTGGTCTTTCGCGAACTGGCCCAACGCCGACTGGATGCAGGGGACACCGTGTTTGACCTCACGATTGGCGAGCCCGACTTTGATACCCCCGCCCACATCATTGGGGCCGCATACGCCGCGCTCAAAGCCGGCTTTACGCACTACGTGAATTCCAGGGGAATCACCGAACTCCTCGCGGCCATCTCTCGCAAATTGGAGAGCGACAATCACCTTTCCTACGCGCCGGACCGCGAGATCCTGGTAACCCTGGGCGGCAAGCAAGCGATCTTCGCCGCCATCATGGCGACGGTGGAACAAGGCGACGAGGTGCTGGTGCTGGATCCGGCGTGGGTGTCCTATGACCCCATGGTGCGCCTTGCCGGGGGCGTGCCGGTTCATGTGCCGCTAAGCGTTCAGGACAACTTCCGCATCACCGAAGAACAGTTGAACCGCCACCTTACGAGCCGAACGCGCGTCCTTATCCTCAATTCGCCGAACAACCCCACAGGGCGGGTGGCCACGCAGATGGAACTGGAAGCGGTGGCTGCTGTCGCTCAGAAAGCAAACCTCCTGATCATCTCCGACGAAATCTACGAGAAACTGGTGTACGACGATCGCCGGCATGTGAGCATTGCCACGCTGCCCGGAATGCGGGAGCGCACGCTGGTCGTCAACGGCTTCTCAAAGACCTACGCCATGACCGGATGGCGACTGGGATATGTGGCGGGGCCTGCCAGCCTCATCGGCGCGGTGCTCAAGGTGCACCAGCATTCGGTAACCTGCGCCACGTCGTTCGTACAGAGCGCTGCCGTGGCCGCCCTCAACGGGCCTCAGGATGACATGGAGCGCATGGTGGCAGAGTTCAAGGCCAGGCGAGACCTGGTGGTCGCGGGATTGAACGCCATCCCGGGCGTGGAGTGTCCCCAGGTTGAGGGCGCGTTCTATGCGTTCCCCGATGTCTCGGCCTACGGCCCGGGCGAGGAAATAGGGAAGGTCTTGCTGCAAGAAGGGGGCGTCGCCCTGGTTCCTGGCTCGGCTTTTGGCGCGTCCTGCGCCAATCACCTGCGCCTGTCCTTCGCGGCCTCTCGCGAAACGTTGGAGCGCGCGTTGGAGGCCATGGGGCGCGTGTTTGAGCGGATGAAAGGGTAG
- a CDS encoding GntR family transcriptional regulator — protein sequence MAAEGPPMADLAYNLVKQDILSCVLEPGQQIVQAQIAEKYNLGLTPTREALKRLEQEGFVQSVPRFGYIVSPITLSDLQELFELRLILETAAVRLAVERAPDDRVAEIVQLAGARYVYRDRDSYTAYLAQNARFHMAIALAGGNRRLADSVAKVLDELTRVFHMALDLRDSADEKVRDHVNLAQAIAARDMEQALHFIHEEVSHSQRRVLEALAGHLGGKVILQPTRRAW from the coding sequence ATGGCAGCGGAAGGTCCCCCGATGGCGGATCTGGCCTATAACCTGGTGAAACAGGATATCCTTTCGTGCGTGCTGGAACCAGGACAGCAGATCGTGCAGGCGCAGATCGCCGAAAAGTACAACCTGGGACTCACCCCCACCCGTGAAGCTCTGAAACGCCTGGAGCAAGAAGGGTTCGTTCAGTCGGTTCCACGTTTCGGGTACATCGTCAGTCCTATTACCCTCTCAGACTTGCAGGAACTTTTTGAATTGCGCCTGATCCTGGAGACCGCGGCGGTGCGGCTTGCGGTGGAGCGCGCGCCGGACGACCGCGTGGCCGAGATCGTCCAACTGGCCGGCGCCCGCTATGTTTACCGGGACAGGGATAGTTACACCGCCTATCTTGCCCAGAACGCGCGTTTCCACATGGCCATCGCGTTGGCGGGAGGCAACCGCAGGTTGGCGGATTCGGTCGCCAAGGTGCTGGACGAATTGACTCGGGTATTCCACATGGCGCTGGACCTGCGCGACAGCGCCGACGAGAAGGTGCGGGATCACGTGAACCTGGCGCAGGCTATCGCGGCGCGCGACATGGAACAGGCGCTGCATTTCATACACGAAGAGGTCTCGCACTCGCAGAGAAGGGTTCTGGAGGCATTAGCGGGACACCTGGGCGGCAAGGTTATCCTGCAACCTACGCGCAGAGCGTGGTAG